GCGCTCGACCTCACGCTTCGCGCGCAGCGCTTCGGTGAAGTAGTGTCGCGCGGCACCGCGACGAACGGCACGCTCGACAACGTATACGGCGCCAAGGTCATCACCGATGCCTCCATCGCGTACACGTTTCCCCGACAGCTCCGATTGACGATCGGCGCCGACAACCTGTTGGATGTCTATCCCGGCTACAACTCGGCGCTGACCAACAACGGCGGCATCTTTCCGTACAGTGGTGGCAGTCCGTTCGGCTTCAACGGCCGATATCTCTATGCTCGGCTGAATATCACGCGCTGACGACCGTCTGCCATGACGCAACGCGAGGGCCAACGGGAGATTCCCGTTGGCCCTCGCCGTTTGTCGGATACCGCAACGAACCGGCGTCGCTACCCGGCCATCATCGGCAACGGCTTGCGTTCGGTCTGCTCGACAACCGGCGTCCCCATGAACGTCGCGCCGGTGGTGCCGCTCAGCTTCACGGTGAGATAGTCGCCGATCGCGCCGGCGTCGGCCGGCACCATGATGGTCTTGAAATCACGCGAGCGCGCCTGCAGCAGTTCGCCGTCGCGCGCCACTTTCTCGATGAGCACTTCGACGGTATCGCCGAGTCGGCGCATGTTGTTCTCACGCGAGATCCCACGCACCGTCTTCAGCAGCAGCTCGAAGCGCGTCGCGACGATGTCGTCGGGGATCGTCCACTCGGCAGGCATGCGTGTCGCCGGTGTTCCTTCGCGCGGCGAGAACTTGAACATGAAGGCGTCGTCGAAACGCACTTCCTGACAGAGCGACAGTGTATCGGCGAACTCTTCGTCGGTCTCGCTGGGAAAGCCGACGATGATATCGGTGGTCAGGGCCAATCCGGGAATCGCGGCCCGCATGCGTTCCACGCACGCGAGATAATCCTCTCGCGAGTAGCGACGCAGCATCTTCTTGAGCATCGACGTCGAGCCGCTCTGCATCGGCAGATGGATGTGCCCACAGACCGTGGGCACTTCGGCCATCGCGGCAATCACACGATCAGAGAAGTCGTTGGGATGCGGGCTCGTGTAACGCACGCGGCGGATGCCGTCCACAGCGCCGACGGCGCGCAGGAGGTCGGCGAAATCGTGCGTGCCATCGTTGTACGAGTTGACCGTCTGTCCAAGCAGCACCACTTCCGTGAGCCCTTGGTTCACGACCTCGTGCACTTCGCGCACGACCTCGTGGAGCTTGCGGCTCCGCTCGGGGCCCCGCGTGGTCGGCACAATGCAGTACGTGCAGCGATAGTCGCAGCCGCGCTGCACCGGGATCCAGGCCTTCACTCCCTCGAAGCGACGGGCGACGACGTCTTCGTAGTGCTCTTCGAGATCGAAGTCGGTGGCCGTGAATTTCTCCCCGCGGCGCGCGCCATCGAGCAGTTCCGGCAACGCGCGATAACCATCGGGACCAACCACGATCGACACGTGCCGGGCCTGCTCGAGCACGCGAGGACCAAGCCGCTGCGCCATGCAGCCGGTCACGCCCATGACGCTGCCGGGTCGCATGAACTTCTTGAGTTCACCGAGTCGGCCGATCACACGCGTTTCCGCGTTTTCGCGAATGGCACAGGTGTTCACGAGAATCACGTCGGCACCATCGGGCACATCCACGGCGTCGTAGCCGCTCGCGACGAGCTTGCCGTACATGAGTTCCGAATCGGCCACGTTCATCTGGCAGCCGTACGTCTCGATGTAGACGGTGGGGCGCGGTGCTCCGATCGGTGCCCCGATCGGAGCCGCGGTCACGAGCGCGTCACTCATCGGTCAGTTCCGCGGACGGATCTGCACGCCGATGCCAAGCAGCCACGCCGATTCCTTGAAGCCGCTGCCGGACATCGTGCGGTTCGCACGTTGCACCGAGAGGTCGAGCGTTGCGTCTTCACCGGCGACCGGCACACCGAGTCCCGCCGTGAGGCGATTCTCCTTGGCGATCTGACCGAGGACGCCGAACGGGAGTTCATTGCGCGCATAGCCGGCGCGCACGAGCAGCGGCAGGCCGCGGAACTTGGGGCCTGCGACTTCCGCTCCGGCGTGCCAGTTCATGGCGTCGGTCGACGAGCTGTTTGCCGATCCCAATGACGCCATATCGGACCAGGAAATCTGTTCCAGGCCGACGGCGAACACCGAACCGACAATACCGTCGTACCGCAAGGCCACACCCGTGCGGCTGGGCGCGCTGGCCGTCGAGACGACGGTGTCGCGGACGCGGGCGTTGAGCTCGTTGCCGCGACGGTACGACGCCATCGCGGTGAATCCCTTACCGAGCGTGGCCTCACCGCCGACGGAGAGCGCGGTGCCGAAGTAGGTCACGCGCGACGAATCGAGCACGCTGCCGAAGGCGAGCGTATCGGCAAACGTGCGCTCGCGCGTCGCGCGGTTCTCACCCGTGTAGAGATGACCCGCGATGCCGACGCGAAAACGCGGCGACACCTGCCAACCGGCACCGGCGCGGAGGTCGTTGATGGCGCCGCGCACCTCCGTCTGGTCGGTCGTGGGCACGGTCTTGCCGTCAATCAGCGCACTGCCGGTCGTCGTGGTCGAGAACGTACGATCGAGGAAGCTCGTGGCGCTCAGGCCGACCGCAACGCCATGTCGCGCCGGGAAAATCAGCATGATGAGCGGAATCCGCTGCAGCGTGCTCTTCTCGCTCACGCCGTTCACCGTGAGCTTTCGCAGCTCGGGTTCGGCCTGCGCCGTGATGACCGTGCGGGCGATACCACCGAGCGCGGCCGGGTTGGTCGGTGTGAGCGCGTCGAACTCGGCGAAGGCACCGCCCGTCCCGTTGGTGCGGATGCTGCCGCCGCCGACGGGATAGCCGAAGCCCTGCGAACCGATGGAGCCTTGCGCGCTGGCCGTCGATGCCATCGCGGCGAGCAACGCCAGCGAGGCGGGTGATGCGAAGGATCGGAGTCGAAGGCGGATCACGGGAGGACGAACTCCGAACGCGGGAGATAAGTGATTCGCAGACGCGGGCGCAGTGTGGCCGGCGCTTCGCTGGAGTAGAAGCGCAGTTCGGCCGGCTGCGCGCCTTCGAGCGCGATCTTGAAGGCAATCGCGCGCGGCACATTGGTCGGCAGCGTACGCCACGTGCGCGCGAGCGCCAGCACATTCACCGCGCGGACGCCCGCCGATGACGGCAGCAGCAGCGTGGAGTCGACGCCGGCGAACGAACCCGCCGCGGCGAGATCGAGAATGCGACGCAGGTCGGTGACGACGTCGGTCGTCGTGGGGACGAGGGCGAACAGTCCGACCGAATCCGCCGTATTGCCGAACGTGGAGGCTTGCTGCGTGAGCAGCACTTCGGCGCGCACGATGGTACTCGAGTCGGTGATGCGCGACGGCACGTTGAAGCGCAGGTACGATCGATAGGCCGGGAAACCGCCGACCAGCAGGGTGTTCGCGCCCGGCGGCGGCGACGCCAGATCGCTGATCATGTAGACCGCGTACGCCAGCTCGGCATCGGCGGTGGAATTCGGTACGATCGTGCTGGGCGAAATCTGCTGCGGCGCGTACGTGGTATCGGTGCTCGGATCGAAGACGACCGTGGGGGCACCAGCGCCGCCAACGAAGGCCACCGCACGAAGCTGTCCCGAACCACCACGGATGCGAACGCCCAGTCGCAGGCGTCCCTTCGCGGCGATTTTAGCCGCCATCACCGTCTTGGAGAACGGAATACGGATCGAGTCACCGATCGCCGACGGCGTGAACACCAACGAGCCGATCCGGCGATCCGGTCGAAACAGCGAGCGCACCACCGACGTGACGGAATCGGACGCCGTGGTATCCACGTCGTACACTTCAAGCGTCACGGGCGTCGAGCCGCGGCGTCCGGTGCTGTCGAGGGGGAAACGCAAATACACCGAGTCGACCGCCGTGATGGAGTCGACCGTGGCCCCCTTATTCGGACTGAACACCGTCGGGAGCGCATCGAAGCGGAGGATGGCGCTGGTGACGACCGTGTCGGGGCGATTGGCGATCAGGACGTATGGCGACAGCCCGAGCGCTGGATAACCGGCGAGTGAGCTGTCGAGGACGACCGCATCGACAATGGTGTCGCGGAAGGACTCCGCCTTCGATGGACATAACGACGGGCAGGCAGCGCCACCGTCGAGGGACTCCGTGCACGCCGCGGCCGTGACGGCCGCGAGCACGAGTCCACAAAGCAGGAGAGGGCTGCGGAAACGCGGCCACGAGGTAAAGCGAACGCGCTCAGGCATTCTCGAGCGAAGCAGGCGTGAATGGCGCGGGCAACAGTTCCGCCAGCGACCAGCACGCCGTGAGCCCATCCGGGGTCACGGCGAAGATTTCGAGCGCTGGGGCGAACTCCACCAGCGCCTGTCGGCAAATTCCACACGGTGGCGTCGGCGAAGCCGCCGCTGACGTGATTACGATGCGCACAAAACGACGCGCCCCATCGGCGATCGCTGCACCGAGCGCAACGCGCTCCGCACAGATCCCCGCCGGGTACGACGCGTTCTCCACGTTGCAGCCCGCATACACGCGCCCGTCATCCGTCTCCAGCGCGGCGCCCACGGGATAGAGCGAGTACGGACACCACGCATTCGCGCGCGCCGCGTCTGCCGCGGTGCGCAGATGGGCGATGCTCATGCGTGCAAAAGGCCCGGCAGGAACGACGTGCCGCGGCCGCGCCACGAAAGACCGAACCAGTCGGCCACCGTTGCGCCCAGATCCGAGAACGTATCGCGCTCTCCCACGCTCCCACCGCGCACCCGCGCGCCGGCCACCAGCACCGGCACGCGCTCGCGCGCGTGGTCGGTGGATGGCGTTGTAGGATCGTTGCCGTGATCGGCGGTAATGAAGAGCAGGTCGTCCTCCCGAAGTGCTGCCAGCAGGCTGGGCAGGGCGCGATCGAACGCTTCGAGCGCCCCCTGAAAACCACGGACATCGTTGCGATGCCCGAACAGCTGATCGAAATCTACCAGATTGGCAAAGCAGAACCCACGAGGAGCCGAATTCAGCCACTCGAGAAGGGCCGAGACCCCCTCCGCGTTGTCGACCGTGTGCCGGGACGTGATGCCGCGACCGGCGAACAGGTCGTCCACCTTCCCCACCCCGGCCCGCGGAATCCCCGCCTCGGCGAGGGCATCGAGCAGTGTCTCGCCGGGCGGCTGAAGGGAGTAGTCGCGTCGGTTGGCGGTACGCTTCCAAGCCCCCGAAGTTCCCACGAACGGGCGCGCGATCACTCGCGACACGTCATGCGGGGCCACCAACTGCTCCCGGGCGATCTCGCAGGCGCGATAGAGCTCCGAGAGCGGGATCGACTCCTCGTGGGCGGCGATCTGGAAGACCGAGTCGGCCGAGGTATATACGATCCAGGCTCCGGCCTCACGGGCCTGCTCAGCGAAATCGGTAATCACCGCGGTCCCGCTGACCACGCAGTTGGCAATGACCGGACGGCCGGTCGCCCGCTCGAACGCCTCGATCACGCTGGAGGGAAACCCCTGCGGATAGGTAGGGAACGGCTTGGCCAAGTGAAGTCCGGCGAGCTCCCAGTGTCCGGTGGTCGAGTCCTTTCCAGAGGAACGAGGAAGCAGCGTGCCCCAGGCACCGATGGGATGCGCGGCCGGCTCGACGCCGGGAATCGGTGCGATATGCCCGAGACCGAGGCGCGCCATGTTCGGCAGGTCGAGGCCGCCCACCGCCCGTGCCACGTTGCCAATCGTGTCACTGCCGCTGTCGCCGTAGGCCGCCGTGTCGGGGGCCTCGCCGCAGCCCACGCCGTCGAGCACCAGAATCAAGGCGCGACGACCGGCGGTATCCGCCGCGGTATCGGGTACGGAACCGGTGGTGGTCATGACGGGCTCGGTAGAAGGGGCCGGGACGGCACGCGCAGCGGGAGGCCAACCAACAGCTCGTAGGGCGACAGATCGGCCAGCTCAGCCACCTGCTCCGTGCTGATCGTGGCCACCCCGTCGGTGCCGATGAGCGTGGCGATGTCGCCGACGGCACACGGCACGTCGGTCACGTCGACCATGATCATGTCCATGGTGACACGACCCGCGACCGGACACCGTACCCCACCGATCAGAACCTCGCCGCGATTGGAGAGTTGCCGCCGATATCCATCGGCGTATCCGGCGGAGATCGTGGCAATGCGCGACGGTCGCGCGGCCGTCCACGTGGCGCCATAGCTCACTGTCTCGCCGGGAGCGACCTCGCGGAGATCGATGACGCGGGCCCGCAGATGCACCACCTGCCGCAAACCGAGCAACTCGCTGAACATGCCCGCATAGACGGCAATGCCGGGACGGGCCAGCGAACCGGGCGAGAGGCGCGTCCGACTGGCGATCCCGGCGCTGTTGTCACTGTGCCGGAGCACGGCGGGCGGCAGGGCGTCCCCGAGCGCCAGCATGGCGTCGACGAAGCGCGCGTCCTGCTCGTCGCGGGAGTCGATGTCTTCGTCGGCCGAGTGAAAGTGCGTGAACACACCCTCGGGGGGATGGGCGCGGAGCACGTCACGGAGTTCCTCGACCTGATCCCAGCGCACTCCAGCGCGCGCCATGCCGGTATCGATCGACAGATGGTATGGCCGCAGCTCGCCTCCCTGCCCGGCATCGGCCCAGGCGCGAATATCGGGCACACGATGCAAGGCCGGTCGCACTCCCAAAGCGTGGGCGCGCGGCAACTCCGACGCCAACAACGGCGTGAGGCAGAGAATGCGGCCGCGGCACCCGGCATCGCGCAATTCGGCCGCTTCGTCGAGCGAGGCAACGCCGAGACCCCATGGGGCATCAGGGGCCGCCGGCGTGCGATCGAAGGGTACGCCAAGGGCCCTGCTGACCATTGCCGCACCGACGCCGTAGGCATTCGCCTTGACCATCACGATCAGCGGCACGCCGGCCCGCGCGCGCAGCTGACGGACGTTGTGGCGCACTGCCTCGAGATCGACGTCGAGCCAGGCGCGATCGGTGGCGGGATATATTGACGCGGTCACTCGCACATCCTAAGCAGCCAACGACGTACGGAGAAGCGATGCAACGGACGATGGACGACGCGCTGGACCTGATGCGGGATCTGCGGGCCCGCTGCGAGTGGGACCGGGTGCAGACGCACAGCTCGCTCCGCCCGTACCTGATCGAGGAAGCGCACGAGGTCGACGACGCGATCGCGCAGGGCGACGACCCGACGCTGCGCGACGAGTTGGGTGACTTGTTCTTGCAGGTGCTCTTTCACTCGGTGGTGGCCGAAGAGCGCGGGGCGTTCACGATGCAGGACGTCGCCGGTGCACTGGTCGCCAAGATGCACGCGCGGCATCCGCATCTGTACGGCGACGGCATCAAGCGCAGCTGGGAGTCGATGAAGGCCGAAAAGGCCAAACGTTCGACGCTGGAAGAGGGGCTCCCGGCGGGGCTCCCGTCGCTGCATCGGGCCCACCGGTTGCAGGACCGCGCCGCCGGCGTGGGCTTCGACTGGCCGAATGCCCTCGGTCCGCTGGAGAAAGTGCGCGAGGAGATCGACGAGCTGGCCGCGCACGTGAACGCGGATGGTCAGGTGGCCGATCAGGACGCGTTCGAGGCCGAGCTGGGCGACTTGCTCTTTGCCGTCGTGAACCTGGCGCGCAAGACCGGCGTGCACGGCGCGCTGGCCCTCGACCGGACGAACGCCAAGTTCGTGCGACGCTACGCCGCGATGGAAGCGTTGGCGAACGCCGATGGGGTGGAGCTCACGGCCCTCTCGCTCGAGGAGCAGGACCGGTACTGGGACGCGGTCAAGAGATCGGAGCGGTCAGGGTGAGAGCCGTCCCATCATCCGCGGGAACGCGATCACTTCGCGGATATGCTCGATGCCGCAGATCCACGCGATCGTGCGCTCGAGTCCGAGTCCGAAGCCTGAATGCGTGAACGTGCCGTACTTGCGAAGGTCGAGATACCAGCCGTACGCCTCGACCGGGAGCCCTTCGTGCGTGAGACGCGCGAGGATCTTGTCGTAGTCGTCTTCGCGCTGTGAGCCGCCGATGATTTCGCCGCGGCCTTCCGGCGCCAGCAAATCGGCGCAGCGCACCGTGCGCGGATCGAGCGGGTTCTCCTTCATGTAGAACGCTTTCGCTTCCTTCGGATAGTTCACGACGAACACCGGGCGCTGATACTCGTCGACGATGAGCGCCTCATCGGGCGCGCCGAGGTCGTCGCCCCAGACGATGTCGCTGCCCTTCCCTTGCGCCAACTTCACGGCGTCGCCGTAGTCGAGGCGCACGAAGGGCTGCGACACGCAATCGAGCTTGGATGTGTCGCGCTCGAGCACCTTGAGCTCTTCCTGTCGACGCTCGAGCACACGCTCCACCAGGTAGCGCACGAACGCTTCCTGCAGATCCATGTTGTCGTCTTGATCGTACCACGCCATCTCGGGTTCGATCATCCAGAACTCGGTGAGGTGACGACGCGTCTTCGACTTCTCGGCGCGAAAGGTGGGGCCGAACGTGTAGATGCGGCCCATCGCCGCCGCGAGCGCTTCGCCGTACAGCTGCCCCGTCTGCGCGAGGTACGCCGTACCTTCGTCGAAGTAGTCGGTGCTGAACAGGCCGGCCCGTTCACCGATCGCCGCGGTGAGAATCGGCGTATCGCAGCGGATGAAATCGCGCGCGTAGAAGAAGTCGTGCACGGCCTGTTCCAGCTCGTGTCGCACGCGCATGATCGCGACCTGACGCTGACTGCGCAGCCAGAACGTGCGGTTGTCGAGCAGGAAGTCGATGCCGTGCTCTTTCGGCTGAATCGGATAATCGTTCGGACTCGCGCCGATCACCTCGAGCGTCTGCACGCCCATCTCGAAGCCGCCGGGCGCGCGCGCATCGGCGCGCACTTCACCCGTGAGCGCCACCGACGCTTCCTGCGTAAGTTCGGCGAACGCGTTCCACGACGCCTCAGGCACCTCGGACTTGACCAACACCGCCTGCAGAATGCCGGTGCCGTCACGGGCCACGACGAAAGCGACCTTGCCCTTGGAGCGCAGGTGAGTGACCCAGGCGCGAACGGTGACGACGGCGCCGACATGGTGCTTGAGGTCGGCGATACGGGTGCTGGATTGGTTCATCGGACGAGTTGAGGGAGAGCCGTGAAGCTACACCGTTGCCCGCTCGCGCTCCAAGAGTTGACGCACCTTGGTGACCAGCGTGTCGGGGGTGAAGGGCTTCGGCACGAAGGCATGCGTCGCGTCGTCCGGAAGTTCTTCACCCGCCTGGTAGCCCGACATGAACAGCACCGGGACGAGGATCCCGCGCGCGGTCATGGTTTCGGCGAGTCCGCGGCCGCCCAATCGCGGCATCACGACGTCGGTGATGACTAGGCTGGGGAGCGCCCGATCGCCATCCAGGACCTCCAAGGCCTCGATCCCATCGGCGGCGACCCGAACCCGGAAGCCTCGCCGATTGAGAATCTCCGCGACCAGTCGGCGGAGCCCGGGCTCGTCCTCGACCACGAGGATGAGCTCCGATGTCGGGCGCTCCACCGCTGGCGGGGCGCCCACCGGTAGCGATCTCGCCGCCAGTCTCGGCAGGAGCACCCGCACGGCAGTGCCGACGCCGAGCGTACTGTCCACCAGCAGCCGTCCCCCGGCCTGCTGCACGATGCCGTACACGGTGGACATCCCGAGCCCGGTACCGTCCCCAATCGCTTTGGTCGTGTAGAACGGTTCGAAGATCCGGGCCTGTACCTCCGGCGTCATACCGGTGCCGCTGTCCTGGACGGTCAAGACGACCCACGCGCCGGCCGGCACCCCGGCGTATGCACCATCGCCGACCGCGGCCAGATCGAGCAGGTCAGTCGAGACCTGAACCATGCCACCGTTCGGCATCGCGTCGCGCGCGTTGACCACCAGATTGACCAGCACCTGGGCGAGCTGACCGGCATCCACCATGACGGGAAGTGGTTGTCCCACCGTTCGCGTCGTGAGCGTCAGCCGCTCGCCGATCAGCCGCTGCAGCATGCGCTCGATGTCATGCACGGCGACGTTCACATCGACTTCCGTCGGCGTGACTCTCTGCCGCCGGCTGAACGCGAGCAGTTGGGAGGTCAACATCGCGGCGCGCTCGCCGGCCTTCATGATCTCGATCAATTCTGTCCGCACATCGCGCAGGCCATTGCGCAAGGCAAGCGGCGCGTCATCGTGGACGAGCGTCGACGCCTGCTGGTCCGCGAGCTGCGCAAAGCCCATCATCGCCGTGAGCAGATTGTTGAAATCGTGCGCAATGCCGCCGGCGAGTGTACCGACCGCTTCCATCTTCTGCGAGTGCAGCAACTGCTCCTCGAGCAACCGGCGCTCGGTGATGTCCGCCAGCACGCCGATGATGCGCGAGGGGATAGCGCCTGGACCGACGCCGTCGGTCAGCGGGGTCCCGGTAACGTAGAGCCAGCGCGTGCTCCCATCCGCCTTCGAAACGGTGTACTCGGCATGCGCGGGTCGCCCCAACATTGCCTTGGCAATGCCTTCGCGCACCATGTCACGAAGCGCCGCCGGAATCAGTTCGATGAATCGATCGCCGGTCATCACTCGCGCTTCACCGGCGAGGCCCAGCAACTCGAGCGACTGTTCGGACCACTCGATAACGCCCGCGATCGGATCGTACCCCCACAAACCCATCTTGCCGCTCATGAGCGCGATCTGGAGCCGCTCATCGTTCAACCGTAACTGCTGTTCGACGCGTTCACGCTCCTGAACTTCCTTCCGCAGGTCGTCATTGGCGCGCTCCAGATCGCGCGTGCGTTCCTCGACGGCATCCTCGAGCCGCGCCTGCCGTCCGAAGAACAGGTACGTGACGCACATAACGAGCAGCAGGATGACGGCCGATGCGACGCGCGTCGGTCGCAGTTCGCGCGAAACGGCGCTGTTCCAACCGTCGACCGGCATGCCCAGGAGCGTCCACTCACCGTCCATGATCGAGACCGACACGGTTGCGGGATCGCCGAGTCCGATCGGACTGCCGCGGAGCGGCTGTCGCGCGCGATCGAGCAACGCCACGCGTAACCTCAGCATCGGCGCGATCGCACTGGCCTCGTCGAGGAGCGGCTTCACATCGACGGCCATCGACACCAGGTCGGGAAACCCTGGCGGTCCCTCGTCGAGGCGACGTCGGATCAGCAGGCCCTGCCCGCCCTGCAGCAGTTCGATCGGTCCCGTGACGACGACGCTCGATGATGACATGGCCCGGCGGACGCCATCGGCGATCTCCGCTCGCGGATCCTGCAGCAGGTCGTAACCGAGCAACCGGGACGCGTCCGACATCGGCTCCGTCGCGATGATCCGGCCACTACGGTTGAGCTGGAGCGCGCGAATCCCCGGCGCCGCAACTCGCAGCCCGGCAGCGAAGGTATTGAACGTGCGATTCAGCGCGTCGAGGGACGGCTGCGCCTCCACGAAATCCTTGAGTCCGATCAACCGTGAGACGCGACGACCGATCGCGTTCTCGAGCGCCTGCGCGTGCGGCGCCATCTGCGCGCGTACACGCTCGCGCTCACGCACGACCAGCGTGCTGCGATACCACGCGTCATACCCGACCGCCACGGCCAGTCCGAGCACCCCCGCCGTAAGCGCTGCCCGAGCCGTGCGCAACCGTACTGCCGAGCCATGCGCCACGGCGTCCCTGGCCAAAGATCCTGTCCATTCGTTGGGCGGCATCGCCCGCAGCTCCCCTAACATACACGATCGAGCGACCGGTCCGCATCGGAATCCCCGGGTACCGCTCAACCAACCCGGAACAGCTCCAGCGCGCGGGCATAGCCTACCGTGAGCAGGTGGCGAAGCCCCTGATGCGATGGCGCCGTGAGCTGCGGGTCGTCCTTCAGCACGCGTTCGGCCACGATCCGGGCGGTCTCGTTGAGCGCCTCGTCGCGGAGCGGATCGGCGATCCTGAAGGCCGGCAAACCGTGCTGCTTGGCGCCGAACAGATCCCCCATGCCGCGCAGCTGCAGGTCGGCCCGCGCGATTTCGAACCCGTCCTCAGTTCCGGCGAACAACCCGAGACGTTCTGCCGCCTCGGCCCCCACGTCGCCGAGCAAAATGCAGTACGACTGCTCGGCGCCTCGCCCGACCCGGCCGCGCAGCTGGTGCAACTGCGAGAGACCGAATCGCTCCGGGTGCTCGATGATCATGACCGTGGCGTTGCCGACATCGATGCCCACCTCGATGACCGTCGTGGCCACCAGCACGTCCACCTCGCCATCGCGGAACGCGCGCATGATCAGATCGCGCTCGTCGGCCGGCAGTCGCCCGTGCAGCAACGCCACACGACGCGTGGCGAATGGCCCGCTCACGAGCTCCTCGAACATCACCGTGGCCGCTTTGAGCTCCATCTTCTCGGACGTCTCGATGAGCGGATACACCACGTACACCTGGCGTCCGGCGTCGAGCTGCGTGTTGGCGAACTCGAACACTTTCGGCCGGCCCGATTCCGGACGTACCACCGTGGTAATGGGGTGTCGACCCGGCGGGCGTTCATCGAGCACGCTCACATCGAGATCGCCGTACAGCGTGAGCGCCAGCGAACGCGGAATCGGCGTCGCGCTCATGAGCAACACGTCGGGGGCTTTGCCCTTCAGTCCAAGGGTGGCGCGCTGCTCGACGCCGAATCGGTGCTGCTCATCGATGATCGCGAGGCCGAGGTTGGCGAACGCCACATCACCCTGAATCAGCGCATGCGTGCCGATCGCGAGCACGGGCTCGTCGTCGGCCAGACGCGCCAGCGCGGCGCGGCGCTCCTTGGCCCCCAGCCGCCCAGTGAGCAACACGGGGCTGATACCGAGCGGGGCGAGCAGCGCGCCGATGCTGCGCGCGTGCTGCTCGGCCAATAATTCGGTCGGTGCCATGAGCGCGACCTGTGCGCGGTTCTCCATCGCCAACAGCGCGGAGAACACGGCGACGACCGTCTTACCCGCGCCCACGTCGCCCTGCAGCAAGCGATGCATGCGGCGCGGACTGGCCATGTCGGCCACGATCTCGCGAATGGCCCGAACCTGCGCGCCGGTGAGCGTGTACGGCAGCACCGCGCGGAGTTTCGTGGTCAGGTCGCGACGATTCACGAATGCGGTGCCGCCGCGGGCTTCGCGGGCCACCTGATTCGCCTTCCGGTGCAGTAGCTGCACGCACAGCAACTCTTCGAAGGCGAGCCGGGCGCGCCCGCGCAGAGCCTCGGCCACCGACGTCGGGCGATGCACGAGCCGCAGCGCCTCCGGCAGGGGAGGCACGTCGGCCTGCGCCAGGATCTCGCGCGGCAGCGTCTCTTGCACCAACGGCAACAGCTGCTCGAGATGCTGCTGCACCATGGCGCGCAGCACTCGCACCGAGAGGCCTTCGGTGCTCGGATACACGGCCAGCACGCGCCCTTCGTTCGTGCCTTCTTCTTCCGGCCCAAGATTGACAAACTCGCGTGGCTGCAGACGGCGGCCGTGGAAAAAGCGGACCTGCCCCGTGCAGAGCAGCCAATCGCCCTTGTTGATCGTGCGATCAAGGAAGGGTTGCCCAGGCCACGCCACTTCGATCATCCCGCTGGCGTCCTGTACGACGG
This region of Gemmatimonas groenlandica genomic DNA includes:
- the miaB gene encoding tRNA (N6-isopentenyl adenosine(37)-C2)-methylthiotransferase MiaB, producing MSDALVTAAPIGAPIGAPRPTVYIETYGCQMNVADSELMYGKLVASGYDAVDVPDGADVILVNTCAIRENAETRVIGRLGELKKFMRPGSVMGVTGCMAQRLGPRVLEQARHVSIVVGPDGYRALPELLDGARRGEKFTATDFDLEEHYEDVVARRFEGVKAWIPVQRGCDYRCTYCIVPTTRGPERSRKLHEVVREVHEVVNQGLTEVVLLGQTVNSYNDGTHDFADLLRAVGAVDGIRRVRYTSPHPNDFSDRVIAAMAEVPTVCGHIHLPMQSGSTSMLKKMLRRYSREDYLACVERMRAAIPGLALTTDIIVGFPSETDEEFADTLSLCQEVRFDDAFMFKFSPREGTPATRMPAEWTIPDDIVATRFELLLKTVRGISRENNMRRLGDTVEVLIEKVARDGELLQARSRDFKTIMVPADAGAIGDYLTVKLSGTTGATFMGTPVVEQTERKPLPMMAG
- the alr gene encoding alanine racemase; its protein translation is MTASIYPATDRAWLDVDLEAVRHNVRQLRARAGVPLIVMVKANAYGVGAAMVSRALGVPFDRTPAAPDAPWGLGVASLDEAAELRDAGCRGRILCLTPLLASELPRAHALGVRPALHRVPDIRAWADAGQGGELRPYHLSIDTGMARAGVRWDQVEELRDVLRAHPPEGVFTHFHSADEDIDSRDEQDARFVDAMLALGDALPPAVLRHSDNSAGIASRTRLSPGSLARPGIAVYAGMFSELLGLRQVVHLRARVIDLREVAPGETVSYGATWTAARPSRIATISAGYADGYRRQLSNRGEVLIGGVRCPVAGRVTMDMIMVDVTDVPCAVGDIATLIGTDGVATISTEQVAELADLSPYELLVGLPLRVPSRPLLPSPS
- the cdd gene encoding cytidine deaminase; the protein is MSIAHLRTAADAARANAWCPYSLYPVGAALETDDGRVYAGCNVENASYPAGICAERVALGAAIADGARRFVRIVITSAAASPTPPCGICRQALVEFAPALEIFAVTPDGLTACWSLAELLPAPFTPASLENA
- the asnS gene encoding asparagine--tRNA ligase, with the protein product MNQSSTRIADLKHHVGAVVTVRAWVTHLRSKGKVAFVVARDGTGILQAVLVKSEVPEASWNAFAELTQEASVALTGEVRADARAPGGFEMGVQTLEVIGASPNDYPIQPKEHGIDFLLDNRTFWLRSQRQVAIMRVRHELEQAVHDFFYARDFIRCDTPILTAAIGERAGLFSTDYFDEGTAYLAQTGQLYGEALAAAMGRIYTFGPTFRAEKSKTRRHLTEFWMIEPEMAWYDQDDNMDLQEAFVRYLVERVLERRQEELKVLERDTSKLDCVSQPFVRLDYGDAVKLAQGKGSDIVWGDDLGAPDEALIVDEYQRPVFVVNYPKEAKAFYMKENPLDPRTVRCADLLAPEGRGEIIGGSQREDDYDKILARLTHEGLPVEAYGWYLDLRKYGTFTHSGFGLGLERTIAWICGIEHIREVIAFPRMMGRLSP
- a CDS encoding phosphopentomutase — protein: MTTTGSVPDTAADTAGRRALILVLDGVGCGEAPDTAAYGDSGSDTIGNVARAVGGLDLPNMARLGLGHIAPIPGVEPAAHPIGAWGTLLPRSSGKDSTTGHWELAGLHLAKPFPTYPQGFPSSVIEAFERATGRPVIANCVVSGTAVITDFAEQAREAGAWIVYTSADSVFQIAAHEESIPLSELYRACEIAREQLVAPHDVSRVIARPFVGTSGAWKRTANRRDYSLQPPGETLLDALAEAGIPRAGVGKVDDLFAGRGITSRHTVDNAEGVSALLEWLNSAPRGFCFANLVDFDQLFGHRNDVRGFQGALEAFDRALPSLLAALREDDLLFITADHGNDPTTPSTDHARERVPVLVAGARVRGGSVGERDTFSDLGATVADWFGLSWRGRGTSFLPGLLHA
- the mazG gene encoding nucleoside triphosphate pyrophosphohydrolase, which codes for MQRTMDDALDLMRDLRARCEWDRVQTHSSLRPYLIEEAHEVDDAIAQGDDPTLRDELGDLFLQVLFHSVVAEERGAFTMQDVAGALVAKMHARHPHLYGDGIKRSWESMKAEKAKRSTLEEGLPAGLPSLHRAHRLQDRAAGVGFDWPNALGPLEKVREEIDELAAHVNADGQVADQDAFEAELGDLLFAVVNLARKTGVHGALALDRTNAKFVRRYAAMEALANADGVELTALSLEEQDRYWDAVKRSERSG